The proteins below are encoded in one region of Aquisphaera giovannonii:
- a CDS encoding glycosyltransferase, with protein sequence MDQEPLHVLWIEPSFPGRLGAMADWLVRRRGYRGWFFCHTAEPREDWPASAGQGLEVQTFGVGGVAREASVTWSRTLERSLCYSYGCWEVLESRRPRPVDLIVGRSAMLGSSLFAPVYAPSPPRVGFFDYYVHARANDLADEDAAGAPAAYSRWRRSVNAIDLLDLESADLPWTPTRWQRHLYPREYRDPMWVQHDGVATPRDPSAVLDARAGQPRRTLAGRTLPEGTRVVSFAARTLDRLRGFDRFWTLANAILRARRDVVCAIVGGPVVERGLDVHHHGKDYAAGLRAEAPAVDPERTWFLGRCSRATTAEVLSASDLHIAPGRPYPVARSLLEAMGRGCVVLASDTAPHREVITPGRDGLLADPGDPDSMLAQALAVLDDPDGHRPLGEAAAETVRSRYSREACLPRIAERFAELAASRRRG encoded by the coding sequence ATGGACCAGGAACCGCTCCACGTCCTCTGGATCGAGCCGAGCTTCCCCGGCCGGCTCGGGGCGATGGCCGACTGGCTGGTCCGCAGGCGCGGCTATCGCGGGTGGTTCTTCTGCCACACGGCCGAGCCCCGGGAGGACTGGCCGGCGTCCGCGGGGCAGGGGCTGGAGGTCCAGACCTTCGGCGTCGGCGGCGTAGCCCGCGAGGCCTCGGTCACCTGGTCGCGGACGCTAGAGCGGAGCCTCTGCTACTCGTACGGCTGCTGGGAAGTCCTGGAGTCCCGGCGGCCCCGGCCGGTCGACCTGATCGTCGGCCGCTCCGCGATGCTCGGCTCATCCCTGTTCGCCCCCGTGTACGCCCCCTCGCCCCCGCGGGTCGGCTTCTTCGACTACTACGTCCACGCCCGGGCCAACGACCTCGCCGACGAGGACGCGGCCGGTGCGCCGGCCGCGTATTCCCGATGGCGGCGGTCCGTCAACGCGATCGACCTCCTCGACCTCGAATCCGCCGACCTGCCCTGGACGCCCACCCGGTGGCAGCGGCACCTCTACCCTCGCGAGTATCGCGACCCGATGTGGGTCCAGCACGACGGCGTCGCGACGCCCCGGGACCCGTCGGCGGTCCTCGACGCCCGGGCCGGCCAGCCCCGGCGCACCCTCGCCGGCAGGACGCTCCCGGAGGGGACGCGGGTGGTCAGCTTCGCGGCTCGCACGCTCGACCGACTGAGGGGCTTCGACCGCTTCTGGACGCTGGCCAACGCCATCCTCAGGGCGAGGAGGGACGTGGTCTGCGCGATCGTCGGGGGGCCCGTCGTGGAGCGCGGGCTGGACGTCCATCATCACGGCAAGGACTACGCCGCGGGCCTCAGGGCCGAGGCGCCCGCCGTCGACCCGGAGCGGACGTGGTTCCTGGGCCGGTGCTCGCGGGCGACGACGGCCGAGGTCCTCTCGGCCAGCGACCTGCACATCGCCCCCGGTCGGCCGTATCCGGTCGCGCGATCGCTGCTGGAAGCCATGGGGCGAGGATGCGTCGTGCTCGCCTCGGACACGGCGCCGCATCGCGAGGTGATCACGCCGGGCCGGGACGGGCTGCTGGCCGACCCCGGCGACCCGGACTCGATGCTCGCCCAGGCCCTGGCCGTGCTGGACGACCCCGACGGGCACCGGCCGCTGGGCGAGGCCGCCGCGGAGACGGTCCGATCCCGATACTCGCGCGAGGCCTGCCTGCCCCGGATCGCCGAGCGGTTCGCCGAGCTCGCGGCCTCGCGACGGAGGGGATGA
- a CDS encoding PSD1 and planctomycete cytochrome C domain-containing protein: MPKLPTRCTGRRPTGPASSGSAVFAATCIVLLWATSLRAAGPGPPTKASIQFNRDVRPILSENCYSCHGPDRNRRKAKLRLDERASALASKAIVPGKPGESAAVERIFSDDAELVMPPPSSHKALTASQKEALKAWIASGAEYQAHWAYVPPERPPVPSVRDRSRVRNPIDAFIQASLESKGIAPSPEADRRTLIRRLSLDLIGLPPTPEEVRDFERDTDPRAYEKVVDRLLRSPHYGERMAVPWLDMARFADTVGYHGDQGQRVFPYRDYVIDSFNRNKPFNVFTLEQLAGDLLPDQTPEQLVATCFNRLNMMTREGGAQPGEYLAKYAADRVRTVSITWLGSTMGCAECHDHKYDPFTQRDFYSLAAFFADLKQWGVYQDYDYTPNPELKGWSNDHPFPPEVVVESPYLRGRIARLRESIRKACADAMPRQEAEFERWLRAAAPFVEEHPTGWLTPRASVEKGTARVLDDGSLLLAAAAPAKEPLTIAMKPGPGRVARIRVEALPLASHKGMITRDGSESEKVNIRATVRGRSGEHRVEFFLAEAEAYEPRYFNGDEVPGVLDGWQTSKALKDRPQAAIWCLETPADLDADDELRVSLSTDHAGCVRLSISPFGFDAGGRNELDQGQRRAIADSAQGSARGPEVAELFGMSQGSRGPAWAALKALATGVLECDAGKAHCMVAQAAPPRTVRVLPRGNWQDESGPVVEPAVPHFLPGARAPAASPGGPRLSRLDLARWITSPENPLTARVFVNRVWKQLFGTGISAQVEDVGAQGEWPVHPELLDWLAVEFREGGWDVKRLVKLVVMSDAYRRESRARADLRDADPNNRLLACQSPRRLEAEFVRDNALAIAGLLNPDLGGPSVFPYQPAGYYANLQFPDREYVASPDDRQYRRGVYMHWQRTFLQPMLANFDAPSREECTATRNVANTPQQALTVLNDPTFVEAARAFAQGIIGGRPGEGSMSDADRINRIYSRALARPPRDRERESLLAFLAAQRAYFGSRPASAEELLGVGLAPRPKAIAPAELASWTAVCRVVLGLHETITRY, translated from the coding sequence ATGCCCAAACTCCCAACCCGTTGCACCGGCCGACGACCGACCGGCCCGGCGTCCTCCGGCTCAGCGGTCTTCGCGGCGACCTGCATCGTGCTCCTGTGGGCGACGAGCCTTCGCGCGGCCGGGCCCGGCCCACCCACGAAGGCCTCCATCCAGTTCAACCGGGACGTCCGGCCGATCCTCTCGGAGAACTGCTATTCGTGCCACGGGCCGGACCGGAACCGCCGCAAGGCGAAGCTCCGCCTCGACGAGCGGGCCTCCGCGCTGGCGTCGAAGGCGATCGTCCCGGGCAAGCCGGGCGAGAGCGCGGCCGTGGAGCGGATCTTCAGCGACGACGCCGAACTCGTCATGCCGCCGCCGTCGAGCCACAAGGCCCTGACCGCGTCGCAGAAGGAGGCCCTCAAAGCCTGGATCGCCTCGGGGGCCGAGTACCAGGCGCACTGGGCCTACGTCCCGCCCGAGCGTCCCCCGGTTCCCTCCGTCCGCGACCGCTCGCGCGTCCGCAACCCGATCGACGCCTTCATCCAGGCTTCGCTCGAGTCGAAGGGGATCGCCCCCTCGCCGGAAGCCGACCGCAGGACGCTCATCCGCCGCCTCTCGCTGGACCTCATCGGCCTGCCGCCGACGCCCGAGGAGGTTCGCGACTTCGAACGGGACACGGATCCCCGCGCGTACGAGAAGGTCGTCGATCGCCTGCTGAGGTCGCCGCACTACGGCGAGCGGATGGCCGTCCCCTGGCTGGACATGGCCCGGTTCGCCGACACGGTCGGCTACCACGGCGACCAGGGCCAGCGCGTCTTCCCGTATCGCGACTACGTGATCGACTCGTTCAACCGCAACAAGCCGTTTAACGTCTTCACGCTCGAGCAGCTCGCCGGCGACCTGCTCCCGGACCAGACGCCCGAGCAGCTCGTCGCGACCTGCTTCAACCGCCTGAACATGATGACCCGCGAGGGCGGGGCCCAGCCCGGCGAGTACCTGGCCAAGTACGCCGCCGACCGCGTGCGGACCGTGTCCATCACCTGGCTCGGCTCCACCATGGGCTGCGCGGAGTGCCACGACCACAAGTACGACCCGTTCACCCAGCGGGACTTCTACTCGCTGGCCGCCTTCTTCGCCGACCTCAAGCAGTGGGGCGTCTACCAGGACTACGACTACACCCCCAACCCCGAGCTGAAGGGCTGGAGCAACGACCACCCGTTCCCGCCCGAGGTCGTCGTCGAGAGCCCCTACTTGAGGGGGCGTATCGCCCGGCTCCGGGAATCGATCCGGAAGGCGTGCGCGGATGCGATGCCCCGGCAGGAGGCCGAGTTCGAGCGATGGCTCCGGGCGGCGGCCCCGTTCGTGGAGGAGCATCCCACCGGCTGGCTCACGCCGCGGGCTTCGGTGGAGAAGGGGACGGCGAGGGTCCTCGACGACGGGTCGCTCCTCCTGGCCGCCGCGGCGCCCGCGAAGGAGCCGCTGACGATCGCGATGAAGCCCGGGCCGGGCCGGGTCGCGCGGATCCGGGTCGAGGCCCTCCCCCTTGCCTCACACAAGGGCATGATCACACGAGACGGATCCGAGAGTGAGAAGGTGAACATCCGTGCGACCGTCCGTGGCCGCTCCGGCGAGCACCGGGTGGAGTTCTTCCTGGCCGAGGCCGAGGCGTACGAGCCCCGCTACTTCAACGGCGACGAGGTCCCGGGCGTCCTCGACGGGTGGCAGACCTCGAAGGCCCTCAAGGACAGACCCCAGGCCGCAATCTGGTGCCTCGAAACCCCGGCGGACCTGGACGCGGACGACGAGCTGAGGGTCTCGCTCTCGACGGATCACGCCGGCTGCGTCCGGCTGTCGATATCCCCCTTCGGCTTCGACGCCGGGGGCCGAAACGAGCTGGACCAAGGCCAGCGGCGGGCGATTGCGGATTCCGCGCAAGGCTCCGCCCGGGGCCCGGAGGTCGCCGAACTGTTCGGCATGTCTCAAGGGTCGCGAGGGCCGGCCTGGGCCGCGCTGAAGGCACTCGCGACGGGCGTCCTCGAGTGCGACGCGGGGAAGGCCCACTGCATGGTCGCGCAGGCCGCCCCTCCGCGGACGGTCCGCGTGCTGCCCCGCGGGAACTGGCAGGACGAGAGCGGCCCGGTCGTCGAGCCGGCGGTCCCGCATTTCCTGCCCGGCGCGAGGGCCCCGGCGGCCAGCCCCGGCGGCCCCCGGCTGAGCCGGCTCGACCTGGCGCGCTGGATCACCTCGCCGGAGAACCCGCTCACCGCGAGGGTGTTCGTCAACCGGGTCTGGAAGCAGCTCTTCGGGACGGGGATCAGCGCCCAGGTGGAGGACGTCGGCGCCCAGGGCGAGTGGCCCGTCCACCCGGAGCTGCTGGACTGGCTGGCCGTCGAGTTCCGCGAGGGCGGCTGGGACGTCAAGCGGCTCGTCAAGCTCGTGGTGATGTCCGACGCCTACCGGCGCGAGTCGAGGGCCCGGGCGGACCTCCGCGACGCGGACCCGAACAACCGGCTGCTGGCCTGCCAGTCGCCCCGCCGGCTCGAGGCCGAGTTCGTCCGCGACAACGCCCTGGCGATCGCGGGCCTCCTCAACCCGGACCTCGGCGGGCCGAGCGTCTTCCCGTACCAGCCGGCCGGCTACTACGCCAACCTCCAGTTCCCGGACCGCGAGTACGTCGCCAGCCCGGACGACCGGCAGTATCGCCGGGGCGTCTACATGCACTGGCAGCGGACCTTCCTCCAGCCGATGCTCGCCAACTTCGACGCCCCCTCGCGCGAGGAGTGCACCGCGACGCGGAACGTCGCCAACACGCCCCAGCAGGCGCTCACGGTGCTGAACGACCCGACGTTCGTCGAGGCCGCCCGGGCCTTCGCGCAGGGCATCATCGGGGGACGCCCCGGCGAGGGGAGCATGTCGGACGCGGACCGGATCAACCGGATCTACTCAAGGGCCCTCGCTCGGCCGCCACGGGACCGCGAGCGGGAATCCTTGCTCGCCTTCCTGGCCGCACAGCGGGCGTATTTCGGCAGCCGTCCGGCCTCCGCGGAAGAGCTGCTCGGCGTCGGCCTCGCGCCCCGGCCGAAGGCAATCGCCCCCGCCGAGCTGGCCTCCTGGACGGCCGTCTGCCGCGTCG
- a CDS encoding glycosyltransferase, whose protein sequence is MHVLFLHDAFPAQFGRLGLELTRRHGWRCSYLVQQLSSCPTPSREMLESLEIHQLPLSADHRSSEGIPWPQIFGAYLEQCATVAEALRARPGLRPDLVVAHGGRGAPTLFLRDHVDAPLVVYCEYYFATSHRDISYRIDLPPAEPAPFFPRCINAPTLAALVDCDAGYSATRWQRDSFPDRFRPKIEPLFDGIDTELYRPGPPPQTLPIGGKDVAIPSETKVVTFVSRGLESIRGFDLFMEVASRILRERSDVLFVVVGGEEIHYGWDRLHTGSPSFKQWVLGRGDYDLSRFLFTGRILPEHLAEILRRSDLHIYLTAPFVVSWSLFNAMATGLPVLASDVAPVREVVESGVNGLLEPLFDVDRLAATALEVLARPADFEGIRRQARRTIEERYSLDACIPPIKGFLERVASGRGAG, encoded by the coding sequence GTGCACGTGCTCTTCCTCCACGACGCCTTCCCCGCCCAGTTCGGCCGCCTCGGCCTGGAGCTGACCCGGCGCCACGGCTGGCGGTGCTCGTACCTGGTGCAGCAGCTCTCGAGCTGCCCGACGCCGTCGCGGGAGATGCTCGAGTCCCTGGAGATCCACCAGCTCCCCCTGTCGGCCGATCACCGGTCGAGCGAGGGCATCCCCTGGCCGCAGATCTTCGGGGCCTACCTGGAGCAGTGCGCGACCGTCGCCGAGGCCCTGCGAGCCCGGCCCGGGCTGCGGCCCGACCTCGTGGTCGCCCACGGCGGGCGGGGTGCACCGACGCTCTTCCTCCGCGACCACGTGGACGCCCCCCTCGTCGTCTATTGCGAGTACTACTTCGCGACGAGCCATCGCGACATCTCGTACCGGATCGACCTGCCGCCGGCCGAGCCCGCCCCGTTCTTCCCGCGTTGCATCAACGCCCCGACGCTCGCGGCGCTCGTCGACTGCGACGCCGGCTACTCGGCGACCCGCTGGCAGCGGGACTCGTTCCCGGACCGGTTCCGCCCGAAGATCGAGCCGCTCTTCGACGGCATCGACACGGAGCTCTACCGGCCCGGCCCGCCGCCGCAGACGCTCCCCATCGGCGGGAAGGACGTCGCGATCCCGTCGGAGACGAAGGTGGTGACGTTCGTCTCCCGGGGCCTGGAGTCGATCCGCGGCTTCGACCTCTTCATGGAAGTGGCCTCGCGGATCCTCCGCGAGCGATCGGACGTGCTCTTCGTCGTGGTCGGCGGCGAGGAGATCCACTACGGCTGGGACAGGCTGCACACCGGCTCGCCGAGCTTCAAGCAGTGGGTCCTGGGACGGGGGGACTACGACCTCTCGAGGTTCCTCTTCACGGGCCGCATCCTGCCCGAGCACCTGGCCGAGATCCTGCGGCGGAGCGACCTGCACATCTACCTCACGGCGCCGTTCGTGGTGTCGTGGTCGCTCTTCAACGCGATGGCGACGGGCCTGCCGGTGCTGGCCTCGGACGTGGCGCCGGTCCGCGAGGTCGTCGAATCCGGCGTGAACGGCCTGCTCGAGCCGCTCTTCGACGTGGACCGCCTGGCCGCGACGGCGCTGGAGGTCCTGGCGCGGCCCGCGGACTTCGAGGGAATTCGCCGCCAAGCCCGTCGGACGATCGAGGAGCGATACAGCCTCGACGCCTGCATCCCGCCCATCAAGGGCTTCCTGGAGCGCGTCGCCTCCGGTCGCGGTGCGGGGTAG